CAAAGGCTGCAGAGCTCTATGAGCAACTCTACGAGAAGGAGAAGGACACTTACTATCTCAAAGAAGCCCATGAGTACTGGAAGAAGGCCGGAAACATGGAGAGAGCTGCCAGGGCATTAGAAAGATATGCAGAGGAAGAACCTTGGTTCTGGGAGGATGTGGCAAAGTTATACGAGGAACTCGGCAATGAAGAAAAGGCAAGAGAGGCATGGGAGAAGGCCCTAGAATACTACATGAAAGAGGCACAAGAAGAAGGAGTCTTCTGGGAAGATGTTGGAAATATAGCTAGAAAACTTGGAAAAGAAGATCTAGCAAGGGAAGCTTATCAAAAGTTCCTAGAATACTGCCTTAAGGAGGCTGAAGAAGACCCAATGTGGTGGAAGCACGTTGCTGAGGCTTATGAATATCTTGGCGAAAAGGAGAAGGCAGAAGAAGCAAGAAAGAAGTACGAGGAATACAGGCAGAAAATTATGAAGGCAAATGAAGAAACTTCTCACTTCCCAGAAGATAAGAAGGATTGAATTTTTATATCCTCTTTTACTTAATTTTATATGCCCCCGCAAGCGAGGGCTTGGCCGATTCTTAATGAGGCCAGGTGCGATGCGGGGGCAACAGCCCGGCCTCAGCGAGGTCCCCTCGGGAGGTGCCTTCCGCGTCACGGAGTGCCGTGACCGGGGGTAACCCTGGCCGGGCACAGGCCCGTCTGGGTTAACCCGCCCGAGCGTGGCTCAGGCCTCCGATGAGGGCGGGAGTTACGGGCGGGCCACATACAGCAAAAAAGGTGATGATAATGATACGCTTTGTTCTCGATACGAGCATTTTCGTAAACCCTGACGTGCGAAAAAAGTTTGGGGATAACCCAACTGAAGCAATGAAGGCTTTCCTAGACTATGCAGAGAAGCTCTTCGGGAAAGTTGAATTCTACATGCCACCAGGGATATACAGAGAGGTTATGCACTTCATTGAAGAGGAAGAAGTGTCACCCGAGCTGGAACTTTATATCATAAAAAAGCCGCCAAACGTCCATGATATAAAGATTCCAGCGTTTGTTGTTTACGAGCTGATAGAAGACATAAGAAGGAGGGTTGACAAAGGCCTCAGAGTTGCCGAAAAGGCAGTTAGGGAAAGCGTACTCGACACTGAAAACGTTGACAAAATAATTCAAAAGCTAAGAAGGAATTACAGAAAAGCCTTAAGAGAAGGGATCCTAGACAGCAAGGAGGATTTTGAACTGATTCTCCTAGCAAAAGAATTGGATGGAATAATAGTATCTGCAGACGTTGGGATTTTGACATGGGCAGAGAAGATGGGAATAAAGTGGGTTGACGCATTCAAATTCAAAGAAGTTCTTGATGAGTTGGTAGAAAAGTTTAGTAGCGGAAAAGAAGCCAAACTTAGGAAATAACAGCAGCCATACTCTGTTCTAATTAACAAAAATAAAGTCCACCTTGAAACAGAATTAGCAGAAAAGTCAGAAGTGAAAGTGAAAAGGAAAGGAAGTAAGTTCAGATCTTCCTCTCAAGAACGATCTCAATTGTTGAGGTGTTTGTAGTCCTACCATCTGCGGTTGGGAGCTCCTCAGTGCCGATCTTAATGTCCTTAACATCAACAGTGTCCTTGAGGAACCTGTTCCTGACTATCTCTGCAACATCAACTGCCCTGCTAATAGCCCTACCACGGGCCTTTATAACGACCTCCTTTGCACCCTCGTTGAACTGGGTTATCACAGCAAGGACATAGTTCATAACAGGCTTCTTTCCAATGTAAACAACGTGCTCCTCAGTCATCTCTTGACACCTCCTGCTTTTTTGTCATCATCCGAATGCTTATGTTAAGTTAAATACTTTTCGGTTATTCAGCTCTCTCCTTCAATTTCTATGACCTTAACATTAATTGGCAACTCCCTAAGTTCATTAACCATTCTCTCAGCGGCTTTCTGAGACCTTGTGAGCATAACGAAAGCCACATCTCCCTTGTATCTAGCTTCAGTGAAACTTATCACGTCTCCTCTTGCTATTCCATAACCAATGGCTTTCCTAACTTCATCTTCATACTTCTTAACGAACTTTTCAGGAATGCTAAGAAGTACTCCATAAATCATTTTTTCACCTCCAAAAAAGAAATTGTAAAGACATCAGCCCCTAGCCTGCTTGAACTGTTCTTGGATCCTCCTGTAGTACTCCATTGTCTCCTTGCTTACTGAAGGCCCTATCTTCTTGAGAGCTTCTTCGAAGTCCTTCATTGTAACCTTGGCGATCCTTCTGATTTCTTCAGCCTTCATGCCCTCCTTGAGGACTCCCTGCTCAAGGGCTCTCCTCATTGCTATCATTGCAGCCTCCCTACAGACAGCAGCTATGTCAGCTCCCGTGTAGCCCTCAGTCTTCTTTGCAAGCTCCTCGAGGCTAACGTCTTCTGCCAGTGGCATGTTTCTCGTGTGGACCTTGAATATCTCTAGTCTTGCCTTCTCGTCCGGTGCAGGCACAAGTATCAGCCTGTCAAACCTGCCCGGTCTCAGCAATGCCGGATCTATTATGTCTGGTCTGTTGGTTGCTGCTATAACTACTACACCACTGTTCTCAACTAGACCGTCCATTTCCGTAAGGAGCTGGTTAATTATCCTGTCAGTTACCCTGTTGACGTCTGTTCCTCTTCTTGGGGCTATTGCATCAATCTCGTCTATGAATATCACGGTTGGTGCGGCCTGTCTTGCCTTCCTGAATATCTCTCTGATGTTCTTCTCACTTTCACCAACCCATTTGCTGAGTATCTCCGGCCCTCTGACGGCTATGAAGTTTGCCTCGCTCTCGGTAGCAACGGCCTTAGCCAGTAGTGTTTTTCCTGTTCCTGGTGGACCGTAGAGCAGGATTCCCTTAGGTGGCGTTATTCCATAGGCTCTGAATGCCTCTGGATACTTGAGAGGCCATTCTACTGCTTCTCTTAGTTCTTGTTTTACGTCTTCTAGGCCGCCAATGTCATCCCAGTGGACATTAGGCACCTCAATAAGCACCTCCCTCAAAGCAGAAGGCTCAACCATCTTCAAAGCCTCATAAAAGTCCTTTCTGGTAACCTTGAGCTCCTCAAGTACCTCTCTTGGGATGCTCTCTGCCTCGAAGTCAATCTTACCCTCCCTGATAAGCCTTCTTAGGGCCGCCATTGCTGCCTCTCTTGCAAGAGCGGCGAGATCAGCACCAACGAAACCATGGGTGACCTCGGCAAGCTCTTCTAGGAGCTGGTCAATTAATCTTGCCTTAACCTCGGCATAGAGCTCAGTGCTGATGTCCCTAAGCACTTTCTTGATCTCCTCTTCATCTCTAGCAAGATCCACCTTCTTTATTGCATCATCGATGATATTCTTGTACTTGCCCTCCTTCTTAATGTCATTAAGCACCCTAAGGACATCAACCTTTCTGAAGTCTGGTTCTATTGGCATTCCTCTTGTGTGGATTTGTAGGATTTCTTTTCTTCCTTGCTTGTCTGGAACACCGACCTCAATCTCCCTATCAAACCTACCCGGCCTCCTCAAAGCCGGATCAATAGCATCAGGCCTGTTGGTAGCTCCTATGACAATGACCTTGCCCCTGCTCTTTAGCCCATCCATCAAGGCAAGTAACTGAGCAACGACTCTTTTCTCGACCTCTCCAGTAACTTCGCTTCTCTTTGGAGCTATTGCGTCGATTTCATCGATGAATATTATTGCCGGGGCATTCTCCTCAGCCTCCTTGAATACTTCCCTGAGCCTCTCTTCGCTTTCTCCGTAGTATTTGCTCATTATTTCTGGACCGTTGATTGCTATGAAGTAGGCGTTAGCCTCATTAGCAACGGCCTTGGCCAGTAACGTTTTCCCAGTTCCAGGCGGACCATACAACAAAACACCCTTAGGAGGCTCAATACCTAGCTTTTCAAAGAGCTCTGGGTGTTTAAGGGGTAATTCTATCATCTCTCTGATCTTCTCTATGACATCGTGTAGGCCACCAATGTCCTCATAAGTCACGCCAGTTGTCATTCTCTTCTCGACTTCCTTTACTGGCTTCTCACTTATGTTGAAGTCAGTGAACTCCGTGATCTGCACTACTCCGCTTGGCTGAGTCGCTGTAACTACAAATGTTAGCTCCTGGCCAAGTACTCCCACTCTGATGTAGTCTCCCCTAACTACTGGCCTGCCTATTAGCCTCTCATGTAGCCACTCCACGAAGTCCCTACCGAACCTTACTGGCTCTGTTGGAGCCAAAGTTACTTTCTTAGCTTCTCTAACTTCTGCTTTCCTGACTATTACCTCATCTCCAAGGCCAACTCCAGCATTCTTTCTTATGGTTCCATCCATTCTGATTATACCCAGCCCTTCGTCTTCTGGATAGGCTGGCCATGCAACCGCCGCGGTGTTCTTGGTTCCAATGATCTCTACTACATCGCCGGGTGAGATGCCAAGCTCTCTCATTGTTTTTCTGTCTAACCTAACTATACCTCTACCAACATCCCTTTGATAAGCGGAAGCAACCTTAAGCTTGACCTCCTTTCTCTCGCTCATTTTCCTCACCTCAACTTTTTCTTTACCAATGGTTACTAAAATATGAGGGGTTTATAAAGTTTTCGATAGAGTGGAGGTTTATAACAAAAGAAAATATGAGCTATTTCAGAATAGTGTGGAAAATTTAGAAGGTAGAAATCACTCAATTTTAACTTCGAAGCCCTCTCCTTCCTTCTTCGTTGGGTGCTTCTTTGGAACTCTAATTTCGAGGACACCATTATTGTACTTAGCCTTGGCCTTCTCTGGAATAACCTCTTCTGGGAGCCTAATTACCCTTCTGTAACCAGTGAAGTATCTCTCGATCCTCACGGCCCCTTCCTTCTCAAGCTCCTTCTCCCTTTTCACGACTGCCTCTATGTATACCGCGTCATCAGTGACCCTAACTTTGATGTCCTCCTTCCTAACCCCTGGAAGCTCTGCCGTTATTACGAACTCATCGCCCCTATCGAAGATATCAACAAATGGCTCCCTCCAGACTTCCCCGACTCTCTCTTCATAGAACTCTGGCTCCCCCCATCTTCTGTACGTCCAGAACCTTGGTCTGCTGAAGAATTCATCAAACATTGCATCAATTTCTTCTTGTATTTCCCTTATTAGGTCGAATGGATCCCAAATATCCCACCTTCTTCTCCTCACCATTCCTACCACCCCCTCTCGCTTTTGGTTACCAATAGTTATTAAAATAAGGGGGTTTTTAAAGTTTTCGCCATAACGCGTATAACTAAGTAATACTAAGTAGAATATTAGAGGTGTCAAAATGCCCACATTTGAGGGTATCGTGTCAGCACTTGAAATAATATTGATATTTGGAATGATACTTGTGGTAGGTATATCCGCATATTTTAGATCAAGATTCGTATCAAAATTTCCAGAACTGAAGATGAGTTATGACCTAATACTTTCCGCATTTTTCATATTCTTAATCACAGACATTATTTTCGGATACACTGGATATAGAGTGTACCTCTACCAGGTTGAAAAGGGAACAGTTGGAAGAGTTATACTAGTTGCCCAGACTCTTTACCTCACCAGCACCGTACTATTCCTCCTGGGATGGTTTTCAATATTAAGAGCAACATTGGGCCTAAGTCTACCCTGGAAGAGGGAGAAAATGCTTGATATAAAACCGGGAGTTTACATAGTATTCGACAAAGACGCTATTGGAGAATTTAAGAAGCTAGATATGAGGAGATTAGCACTAACTAGAGATCCCTGGAAACTAGCGGATGAAGAAAATGTATACTGGATAACAAAAACGCAGGAAGACAAAGTTGAAAGAAGAATAAGCCCAACGAACATGGAGTATATGACTCAATTAATGGTGAACTTTATGAAAGCAACCAAAGATGCCAAGGCAATTCTCATAGATGGACTCGAATATTTAATAGTAGAAAATGGGTTCGTTCCAGTCTTTAAAATGCTCACCAAGATACATGATTTTGCAAAAAGGTACGATGCGATAATATTTGTTCCCATAACCAGAGACGTCCTCGAAAAGAGAGAGTTAGCATTATTAAAGAAAGAATTCGAAGAGAAATGAGGGATCTATTATGGCCGGAAGATTAGACGTTATTTGCATGGGAAATTTAAACTATGACATAACATTCCTTATGGAAAAGTTCCCAGAATTCCATGAGAAAGTTAATGCCAAAGCTGTTTACACTGGCCTCGGAGGTTCAGCTGGAAACACGGCAACTTGGCTAGCCCACCTAGGGCTTAAAGTAGGCTTTATAGGTGCTGTTGGAAACGATGACTTCGGCAGGCTTCACTTAGAATTCTTCAGAAAGATAGGGGTAGACACAAAGGGCATAAAGGTAGTTGAAGAACCAACTGGAGTCGCCGTCATGATGGTTAAGGGAGAGGACAAGAGAATAGTGAAATATTCAGGGGCAAACAAGTTCAAGGAAATAAACTTTGAGTATCTAAAGCTAGCTAGGCACCTTCACTTATCCTCGAATCCAATAGACCT
This is a stretch of genomic DNA from Pyrococcus sp. ST04. It encodes these proteins:
- a CDS encoding tetratricopeptide repeat protein; this translates as MDKLKLYIALFIAIILGIAGFIVWKWGFWMLIRIILSLGFLGLTLMLGFFLALTIYAESWKYALMLLPFTAISAYGTYLSFTWQKLKIVGGIIAFFIIAVAFGIWYISEPDLSLADRFRSAEKLEKMGRYKQAARKYEKAGNYKKAAEMYLKLGWMESAAWAYEKAGEYAKAAELYEQLYEKEKDTYYLKEAHEYWKKAGNMERAARALERYAEEEPWFWEDVAKLYEELGNEEKAREAWEKALEYYMKEAQEEGVFWEDVGNIARKLGKEDLAREAYQKFLEYCLKEAEEDPMWWKHVAEAYEYLGEKEKAEEARKKYEEYRQKIMKANEETSHFPEDKKD
- a CDS encoding RNA ligase partner protein → MIRFVLDTSIFVNPDVRKKFGDNPTEAMKAFLDYAEKLFGKVEFYMPPGIYREVMHFIEEEEVSPELELYIIKKPPNVHDIKIPAFVVYELIEDIRRRVDKGLRVAEKAVRESVLDTENVDKIIQKLRRNYRKALREGILDSKEDFELILLAKELDGIIVSADVGILTWAEKMGIKWVDAFKFKEVLDELVEKFSSGKEAKLRK
- the albA gene encoding DNA-binding protein Alba — translated: MTEEHVVYIGKKPVMNYVLAVITQFNEGAKEVVIKARGRAISRAVDVAEIVRNRFLKDTVDVKDIKIGTEELPTADGRTTNTSTIEIVLERKI
- a CDS encoding CDC48 family AAA ATPase yields the protein MSERKEVKLKVASAYQRDVGRGIVRLDRKTMRELGISPGDVVEIIGTKNTAAVAWPAYPEDEGLGIIRMDGTIRKNAGVGLGDEVIVRKAEVREAKKVTLAPTEPVRFGRDFVEWLHERLIGRPVVRGDYIRVGVLGQELTFVVTATQPSGVVQITEFTDFNISEKPVKEVEKRMTTGVTYEDIGGLHDVIEKIREMIELPLKHPELFEKLGIEPPKGVLLYGPPGTGKTLLAKAVANEANAYFIAINGPEIMSKYYGESEERLREVFKEAEENAPAIIFIDEIDAIAPKRSEVTGEVEKRVVAQLLALMDGLKSRGKVIVIGATNRPDAIDPALRRPGRFDREIEVGVPDKQGRKEILQIHTRGMPIEPDFRKVDVLRVLNDIKKEGKYKNIIDDAIKKVDLARDEEEIKKVLRDISTELYAEVKARLIDQLLEELAEVTHGFVGADLAALAREAAMAALRRLIREGKIDFEAESIPREVLEELKVTRKDFYEALKMVEPSALREVLIEVPNVHWDDIGGLEDVKQELREAVEWPLKYPEAFRAYGITPPKGILLYGPPGTGKTLLAKAVATESEANFIAVRGPEILSKWVGESEKNIREIFRKARQAAPTVIFIDEIDAIAPRRGTDVNRVTDRIINQLLTEMDGLVENSGVVVIAATNRPDIIDPALLRPGRFDRLILVPAPDEKARLEIFKVHTRNMPLAEDVSLEELAKKTEGYTGADIAAVCREAAMIAMRRALEQGVLKEGMKAEEIRRIAKVTMKDFEEALKKIGPSVSKETMEYYRRIQEQFKQARG
- a CDS encoding Hsp20/alpha crystallin family protein encodes the protein MVRRRRWDIWDPFDLIREIQEEIDAMFDEFFSRPRFWTYRRWGEPEFYEERVGEVWREPFVDIFDRGDEFVITAELPGVRKEDIKVRVTDDAVYIEAVVKREKELEKEGAVRIERYFTGYRRVIRLPEEVIPEKAKAKYNNGVLEIRVPKKHPTKKEGEGFEVKIE
- a CDS encoding DUF835 domain-containing protein yields the protein MPTFEGIVSALEIILIFGMILVVGISAYFRSRFVSKFPELKMSYDLILSAFFIFLITDIIFGYTGYRVYLYQVEKGTVGRVILVAQTLYLTSTVLFLLGWFSILRATLGLSLPWKREKMLDIKPGVYIVFDKDAIGEFKKLDMRRLALTRDPWKLADEENVYWITKTQEDKVERRISPTNMEYMTQLMVNFMKATKDAKAILIDGLEYLIVENGFVPVFKMLTKIHDFAKRYDAIIFVPITRDVLEKRELALLKKEFEEK